The Desulfurellaceae bacterium nucleotide sequence CAGCACGCCGTCCAGGGTCGATTGTCCGGTGCCGTAGCGGTTGTCGAACAGCTGCTTGGTGGCCGCGTCGTTGACCGCGATGACCGGCAACCTGAGCACGCCGTTGTTCTCCATGGCGCGCAGGCGAATGACCCCGGTCGTGGTCTCTTCCATGCTGGCGACCAGCCGCCCGAGCTGCTCCTCGTAGCTGGCATCGGTGTGCAGCAGCGACACCAGGTCGGCGCCGTCGTCAAGGGTCACAGTCGGCCCCTGACCCAGCACGGCGTGCAAATGCTTGTAGTAGGTCTTATTGTTCTCGCCCCGGATGGCATAGGTCGGAATCCCTTCACGGGCGACCAGGGCGGCGGCCGTATCGTCCTGGGTCGAGAGCGGGTTCGAGGCGCACAGCATGATGCTCGCCCCGCCGGCCTTGAGGGTCCGCATCAGGTTGGCGGTTTCGGTGGTGACGTGCAAGCAGGCCGACACACGCAGGCCCTTGAGCGGTTTGGTGCGGGCGAACTCCTGGCGCACCTGGCGCAGCACCGGCATGTGCTGGTCGGCCCAGTCTATGCGTTTCTGGCCCGCGCCGGCCAGGCCGAGATCTTTGACATCTCCCTTACGAGCAGTCATATATCCTCTTTTCTGTGTGAGCGGCCGGGCTTCAGCTGGCCGCCCGCTTGAGCATATCGACCCGGTCGAGTCGCTCCCAGCTGAACAATTCGCCCTGGGGCGGACGGCCAAAGTGGCCGTAGGACGCCGTGGACTGGAAAATCGGCCGCTTAAGGCCCAGGGTCTGAATGATCTCGGCCGGCCGCAGGTCAAACTCCTTATCGACAATCTCGGCCAGGCGCTCATCGGGCAGGACGCCGGTGCCGAAGGTATCGATAAAGACGCCGACCGGCCTGGCCATACCGATGGCGTAGGCCATCTGCACCTCGCAGCGCGCGGCCAGTTCGGCGGCCACGATATTCTTGGCAATATAGCGGGCCATATACGCGGCCGAACGATCAACCTTGCTGGGGTCTTTGCCGGAGAATGCCCCACCACCGTGGCGACCCATCCCGCCGTAGGTATCGACGATGATCTTGCGGCCGGTCAAGCCACAGTCGGCAAACGGACCGCCGTTCACGAAACGGCCGGTCGGATTGACCAGAAAAGACGTCTCGCCGTCCAGGAACTCGGGCGGCACGACCTTTTTGACGATGTCTTCAACCACCACCTCTCTGATCGTCTTGTAGTCGGCATCCGGGTCGTGCTGGGTCGAGATCAGGACCGTATCGGCCCGAACCGGCCGACCATCGCGGTACTCGACGGTGACCTGCGACTTGCCGTCCGGGCGCAGAAAGGCGATCTCGCCCCGTTTACGGGCCGCAGCCATCTCCTGGACCAGGCGATGGGCGGTATAAATCGGAAACGGCATGAATTCCTTGGTTTCATCGCAGGCAAAGCCGAACATCATGCCCTGGTCGCCGGCCCCCTGTTCGGTGTGCAAGCCCTGGCCGGCGGTGACGCCCTGGGAGATGTCGGGCGACTGACGGTCGAGCGCGGTCAGGACGGCGCAGGTATTGCCGTCAAATCCCAGCGACGAATGATCGAAGCCGATATCACGTACTGTCCGGCGCACGATGTCGGCGTAGTCAATGCGGGCCTCGGAGGTGATCTCTCCCGCCACCACCACCATGCCTGTTTTGATCAGGGTTTCGCAGGCGACCCGGCTGTCCGGGTCCTGGGCCAGCAGTCCGTCCAGGATCCCGTCCGAAATCTGATCGCACATTTTGTCCGGATGGCCCTCGGATACCGACTCCGAGGTAAACAGAAAATCTTTTCCCGCCATCAGCCCTCTCCTTGTTTGATGTTGGGGTCTCGTATCGCACGGCGCATCTAATAGAATCCCCGTTCCAGCGTCAAGGGCTAGTCGGCGTCAGGCGGTTCGACCACCCGACGCAGGGCGACCAGGGCGGCCTCGGCATCCGGCCCGCTGATCCGCACTTCGAGCACGCTGCCGTGTGGGGCGCCCAGGGTCAGCAACTCTATCACACTCCGGCCGTTCACCGTCCGACCGTCCCAGCTGACCGTGACCTCTACCTCACAGCCGCGCAGACTCTGGACCCACAGCGCGGCCACCCGGGCGTGCAAGCCCTCGGGATGGGCCAGGGTCAGGCGAACAAGGGTGGGCGGCGGTGTCATGTCTGTGCGGCGACCCGGGGACGCGCTCAGCGATACTGGTCGCGGTGATGGATATGGGCGGTATAGCCACCGTCGGCCAGGCGACGACCGAGTTCTTCGGCCACCGCTACCGAGCGATGCCGACCGCCCGTACAGCCAATGGCCAGGGTCAGATAGCTTTTGCCCTCGCGGACGTACAGGGGCAGGCTGGAGACCAGCAGCTCGCTCACCTGGGCCAGAAAACGCTCGGCTTCGGGACAGCCGAGGACGAAAGCCGCCACGTCCGGTGAACGGCCGGTTTTGGGTCGCAGCTCTTCGACAAAAAACGGATTGGGCAGAAAGCGCACATCAAACATCAGGTCCGCATCGGTCGGAATGCCGTACTTATAGCCGAAGGACTCGATGGTCACCAACAGCGCGCTGGGGTGGTGCGAGCGGCGGCTGACAAGCCGCCGCATGTGTTGGCGCAACTCGTGGACGGTCAGGGCCGAGGTATCGAGCACCTGGCCGGCCAGCGCCCGCAGGCCGGCCAGCCGCTGACGCTCGATCCGAATGCCCGAGATGATGCTCCCCTCGTCGGCCGCCGGATGGGGACGGCGGGTTTCGCTGAAGCGGCGGATAACGATCTCGTCGGCCGCCTCGAGGTAGACAATATCGAGCTGCCGGCCGTGACGGCGCAGGTCGGCCAGCACGGTCGGATATTCGTTCAGCGAGACCCGCTCGCGGACATCAATGCCCAGGCCGATCCGGTCGATGGGTTGATGGCTGTTCTCGCACAGGCTCAGGAACTGGGGGATGAGGGTCACCGGCAGATTGTCGATACAGTAAAACCCCAGGTCTTCCAGGGCGTGAATCGCCGTGCTCTTGCCCGAGCCGGACAGACCGGTCACGATCAGGACGTGCAGGGGCGTCGCTGCTGGCGGCGGACTGGCGGCGGGCGGAGCACTCACAGCTTGGTGTCCTCCTGAGAGATCAGCCGGAACAGGTCGGCCTGGCTCTGGCCCTGCAGCAGACGCTCCCGAAACGCCTTGTC carries:
- the rapZ gene encoding RNase adapter RapZ, with amino-acid sequence MSAPPAASPPPAATPLHVLIVTGLSGSGKSTAIHALEDLGFYCIDNLPVTLIPQFLSLCENSHQPIDRIGLGIDVRERVSLNEYPTVLADLRRHGRQLDIVYLEAADEIVIRRFSETRRPHPAADEGSIISGIRIERQRLAGLRALAGQVLDTSALTVHELRQHMRRLVSRRSHHPSALLVTIESFGYKYGIPTDADLMFDVRFLPNPFFVEELRPKTGRSPDVAAFVLGCPEAERFLAQVSELLVSSLPLYVREGKSYLTLAIGCTGGRHRSVAVAEELGRRLADGGYTAHIHHRDQYR
- a CDS encoding HPr family phosphocarrier protein; amino-acid sequence: MTPPPTLVRLTLAHPEGLHARVAALWVQSLRGCEVEVTVSWDGRTVNGRSVIELLTLGAPHGSVLEVRISGPDAEAALVALRRVVEPPDAD
- the metK gene encoding methionine adenosyltransferase; translated protein: MAGKDFLFTSESVSEGHPDKMCDQISDGILDGLLAQDPDSRVACETLIKTGMVVVAGEITSEARIDYADIVRRTVRDIGFDHSSLGFDGNTCAVLTALDRQSPDISQGVTAGQGLHTEQGAGDQGMMFGFACDETKEFMPFPIYTAHRLVQEMAAARKRGEIAFLRPDGKSQVTVEYRDGRPVRADTVLISTQHDPDADYKTIREVVVEDIVKKVVPPEFLDGETSFLVNPTGRFVNGGPFADCGLTGRKIIVDTYGGMGRHGGGAFSGKDPSKVDRSAAYMARYIAKNIVAAELAARCEVQMAYAIGMARPVGVFIDTFGTGVLPDERLAEIVDKEFDLRPAEIIQTLGLKRPIFQSTASYGHFGRPPQGELFSWERLDRVDMLKRAAS